The following are encoded together in the Alteromonas gilva genome:
- the thiE gene encoding thiamine phosphate synthase, which produces MVTKHRPAVWCIGGSDSGGGAGVQADLLTLYDLGVHGCTIVTAVTAQNSLRVNTVDTVSSETIVDQGQTLLADIAPQAIKIGLLCDDEQVDAVVAVIQQVRRQHASVKVIWDPVQVASTGDALGWISPRGIVSLLSVVDVCTPNHGELAALADAVSVVLTLNSSQHAEQRVLAAMHGHAPALLVTGGNQQAHCASDKLVRADDCWVFSSSYLDVAHTHGTGCTLASAIGASMALGYQIQDAVCIAKAYVNAGLEEGYAAGRGSGPLARTGWPAHEEYFPMASFGDEDNCSHYTGPAFAPLACEQLGIYPVVDSLSWLERLLPLGFAIIQLRIKTPGADLATQIQRAVALASSYKTRLFINDYWQLAIEYGAYGVHLGQEDLATADLTAIAQAGLRLGVSTHGYAEIQRVRRLNPSYIALGHIFATQTKVMPSNPQGLSNLAKYVALLGGIPTVAIGGINQARIQPVANTGVSGIAVVTAISAAGEPLGAARALQEAHPYVD; this is translated from the coding sequence ATGGTCACTAAGCACCGTCCGGCGGTGTGGTGCATAGGAGGCTCAGACAGTGGTGGCGGTGCAGGTGTACAGGCTGACTTGCTCACTCTGTACGACCTCGGTGTTCATGGCTGCACTATAGTGACTGCGGTGACCGCCCAAAACTCGCTGCGGGTGAATACGGTTGATACGGTAAGCAGTGAGACCATTGTTGATCAGGGCCAAACACTACTGGCTGATATTGCTCCGCAGGCCATTAAAATAGGCCTGCTGTGCGATGACGAACAGGTTGATGCCGTGGTAGCGGTGATTCAGCAGGTCAGGCGTCAACATGCCAGCGTAAAGGTGATATGGGATCCGGTACAGGTAGCCAGTACCGGCGATGCCCTGGGCTGGATTTCGCCCCGGGGCATCGTGTCGCTATTAAGCGTTGTTGACGTGTGTACCCCCAATCATGGCGAACTGGCCGCGCTGGCCGATGCGGTGAGCGTGGTGTTAACGCTCAACAGTTCGCAGCACGCTGAACAACGGGTGTTAGCGGCGATGCACGGCCACGCCCCGGCTTTGCTGGTTACCGGTGGCAACCAGCAAGCTCATTGCGCGAGCGACAAGCTGGTGAGAGCGGATGACTGCTGGGTATTTTCCAGTAGCTACCTTGATGTAGCGCACACCCACGGTACCGGTTGTACGCTAGCCAGTGCCATTGGTGCATCCATGGCACTGGGCTATCAAATACAGGATGCGGTGTGTATTGCAAAAGCCTATGTCAATGCCGGGCTTGAGGAGGGCTACGCGGCAGGCCGCGGCTCCGGGCCTCTGGCGCGCACGGGCTGGCCTGCTCATGAGGAGTATTTCCCGATGGCATCCTTTGGTGATGAAGACAATTGCTCGCACTATACCGGCCCGGCTTTTGCGCCGCTTGCGTGCGAGCAACTGGGAATATATCCGGTGGTCGATAGCCTCAGTTGGTTAGAACGGTTATTACCCCTGGGATTTGCCATCATCCAACTGCGTATTAAAACACCGGGCGCGGATTTAGCCACACAAATTCAACGCGCTGTCGCGCTGGCCAGTAGTTATAAAACCCGCCTTTTTATTAACGACTACTGGCAACTTGCCATTGAGTATGGGGCCTATGGCGTGCATTTGGGACAGGAAGATCTTGCCACGGCTGACCTAACCGCTATCGCACAAGCCGGACTGCGACTGGGAGTGTCTACCCATGGCTATGCAGAAATTCAGCGTGTACGACGGCTGAATCCTTCCTATATCGCGCTGGGGCATATTTTTGCAACGCAAACCAAAGTGATGCCGTCTAATCCCCAGGGGCTGTCGAATCTGGCTAAATACGTGGCATTGCTCGGTGGTATTCCCACGGTAGCGATTGGCGGTATCAACCAGGCGCGTATTCAGCCGGTTGCGAACACCGGTGTGAGTGGCATTGCGGTGGTGACAGCCATCAGCGCCGCAGGCGAACCGCTTGGCGCAGCGCGGGCGTTGCAGGAGGCACACCCTTATGTTGACTAA
- a CDS encoding HesA/MoeB/ThiF family protein, with amino-acid sequence MLTNNEYTRYSRQLLVEGMDDSKQADLGLRHVVIIGLGGLGCASAAYLAGAGVGTLRLVDDDEVALSNLPRQQLYTEQDVGLFKVEAAAAMLRQRNSAINLEPHVSRFTDTNGKALIRDADIVLDCSDNMQTRQHINAACYATGTPLIVAAASGVAGQLLMLHPKHGHGCYQCLYTPEQGPVNNCLEQGILGPVVGVLGVMQALNALLFLLKMGNTQWGMLMLYNALTADWRTFSVPALAGCSVCGEA; translated from the coding sequence ATGTTGACTAACAATGAATACACACGCTACAGCCGGCAATTGCTGGTTGAAGGGATGGACGACAGCAAGCAAGCCGATCTCGGGTTGCGCCATGTGGTTATTATTGGTCTTGGGGGGTTAGGGTGTGCCAGCGCTGCGTATCTGGCCGGCGCCGGCGTGGGTACCTTGCGTTTGGTCGATGATGATGAGGTAGCGCTGAGTAACCTACCGCGTCAGCAGCTCTATACCGAGCAGGATGTGGGCCTTTTTAAAGTGGAGGCAGCGGCTGCGATGCTCAGGCAACGCAACTCTGCGATTAACCTTGAGCCTCACGTCAGCCGTTTTACTGACACTAACGGCAAAGCGCTTATTCGCGACGCCGATATCGTGCTCGATTGCAGCGATAACATGCAAACCCGCCAGCACATTAATGCGGCCTGCTACGCCACAGGTACCCCACTGATAGTCGCAGCGGCCAGCGGCGTAGCGGGGCAGCTGCTCATGCTGCACCCTAAACACGGGCACGGCTGTTACCAATGTTTGTACACACCAGAGCAAGGCCCGGTTAACAACTGCCTTGAGCAGGGAATTCTTGGCCCGGTAGTGGGTGTGTTAGGGGTTATGCAAGCCCTTAACGCATTGTTATTTTTACTTAAGATGGGCAACACCCAATGGGGAATGCTGATGTTATACAACGCCTTAACCGCCGACTGGCGTACCTTTAGCGTGCCAGCGTTGGCTGGCTGTTCTGTCTGTGGAGAAGCCTGA
- the thiS gene encoding sulfur carrier protein ThiS: MQVIVNDEPVTVSPHTHLADLITQLELPSQGIAAAVNQQVVNRQRWDDYALQANDSITLFSVVAGG, encoded by the coding sequence ATGCAAGTAATTGTCAATGACGAGCCCGTAACAGTATCGCCGCACACACACCTGGCCGACCTCATTACGCAACTTGAGCTGCCGAGCCAGGGGATTGCTGCGGCGGTTAACCAACAGGTGGTTAATCGCCAGCGCTGGGATGACTACGCACTGCAGGCGAACGACTCTATCACCCTATTCAGTGTCGTAGCAGGAGGATAA